A single Calidifontibacter indicus DNA region contains:
- a CDS encoding F0F1 ATP synthase subunit B, whose product MISSGAVQAAVLLAEGTDPEHTQKPILPHIPELVFGIIVFGFFMFMVKKYVVPKLEQAHAERTAAIEGGMEQAQEAQKQAEAAKAQYEAQLSSARDEAAKIREDARSQGAQIVADMREQANAEATRIVDSAKKQTEADRQAAAVSLRSDVGRLSTDLASKIVGESLHDEARQKGIVDRFLAELESGALKPTKIGTEAGN is encoded by the coding sequence ATCATTTCCAGCGGAGCGGTCCAGGCCGCGGTGCTGCTTGCGGAGGGCACTGACCCCGAGCACACGCAGAAGCCGATCCTGCCGCACATCCCTGAGCTGGTCTTCGGCATCATCGTGTTCGGCTTCTTCATGTTCATGGTGAAGAAGTACGTCGTGCCGAAGCTGGAGCAGGCGCACGCCGAGCGCACCGCCGCCATCGAAGGCGGTATGGAGCAGGCGCAGGAAGCTCAGAAGCAGGCCGAGGCTGCCAAGGCGCAGTACGAAGCCCAGCTGAGCAGCGCTCGTGACGAAGCCGCGAAGATCCGCGAGGACGCCCGTTCGCAGGGTGCGCAGATCGTCGCCGACATGCGGGAGCAGGCCAACGCCGAAGCCACCCGCATCGTCGACTCGGCGAAGAAGCAGACCGAGGCCGACCGCCAGGCGGCTGCGGTGTCGCTGCGTTCCGACGTGGGTCGCCTGTCGACCGACCTCGCCAGCAAGATCGTGGGCGAATCGCTGCACGACGAGGCCCGCCAGAAGGGCATCGTCGACCGGTTCCTCGCCGAGCTGGAGTCGGGTGCGCTGAAACCGACCAAGATCGGTACCGAGGCAGGCAACTGA
- a CDS encoding F0F1 ATP synthase subunit delta: MQGASRTALAHVRAELGRRLSEGADAADTSRQLFAAVDVLDGNAGLRRALTDPTHDASARAGLVDRLFGGKVGDAVLAVLRELASQRWSSDRDASDAVEELAVDSAFAAADRRGRLDEVEEQLFRFERTVAGDAGLRDALTDRQRAGADKAALVSRLLEGKAEPETAFLAARAAEHPRGRRYERVLEEYLRVAAAVRQQLTATVTAATQLSSEQRDRLARALHNLYGREVMTNVVVDPQVVGGVRVQVGDEVIDGTILTRLDQVRRDIAG, from the coding sequence ATGCAGGGAGCCTCCCGGACCGCATTGGCCCACGTCCGCGCCGAGCTCGGACGTCGGTTGAGCGAAGGAGCCGACGCGGCGGACACGTCGCGTCAGCTGTTCGCCGCAGTCGACGTCCTCGACGGCAACGCCGGACTGCGACGGGCCCTCACCGACCCGACGCACGACGCGTCGGCTCGGGCCGGGTTGGTCGACAGGCTGTTCGGCGGCAAGGTCGGCGACGCCGTCCTCGCCGTGCTGCGCGAGCTCGCCTCGCAGCGGTGGAGCAGCGACCGCGACGCCTCCGACGCCGTCGAGGAACTTGCTGTCGACTCCGCCTTCGCCGCAGCCGACCGTCGTGGTCGCCTCGACGAGGTGGAGGAGCAGCTGTTCCGCTTCGAGCGCACCGTGGCCGGCGATGCCGGACTGCGCGACGCTTTGACGGACCGGCAGCGTGCGGGCGCCGACAAGGCGGCACTCGTCAGCCGACTGCTCGAGGGCAAGGCCGAACCGGAGACCGCATTCCTCGCGGCCCGGGCCGCCGAGCACCCGCGTGGTCGTCGCTACGAGCGCGTGCTCGAGGAGTACCTGCGCGTCGCCGCGGCGGTGCGTCAGCAGCTCACCGCGACGGTCACCGCCGCGACGCAGCTGAGCTCGGAGCAGCGTGACCGGCTGGCTCGTGCACTGCACAACCTCTATGGACGCGAGGTCATGACCAACGTCGTCGTCGACCCGCAAGTGGTCGGTGGCGTCCGCGTCCAGGTCGGTGACGAGGTCATCGACGGCACCATCCTGACCCGACTCGACCAGGTCCGCCGCGACATCGCGGGCTGA
- a CDS encoding ATP synthase F0 subunit C: MTGELSGNLSTIGYGLAAIGPAIAIGLIFAAYISGVARNPESGNLLRPIAILGFALAEALAIFGLVLFFL, translated from the coding sequence ATGACTGGTGAACTCAGCGGAAACCTCAGCACCATCGGCTACGGCCTGGCCGCCATCGGCCCGGCGATCGCCATCGGTCTGATCTTCGCCGCCTACATCTCCGGCGTCGCCCGTAACCCGGAGAGCGGCAACCTGCTGCGCCCGATCGCCATCCTCGGCTTCGCGCTGGCTGAGGCCCTTGCCATCTTCGGTCTGGTCCTCTTCTTCCTGTAA
- the atpB gene encoding F0F1 ATP synthase subunit A yields MSLNALALPAAVHAEGGFPPKPDDFWQPLVTFGHVNWGGYEFTLAITRPMVVMLIATGLLLWWLLSTTRKAAVVPSKGQYLTEQVYHAIRGGVAEDSIGSKDFLRFVPLLFSLFVFILLNNWMGIIPPFQNPTMARVGFPIALTLFVYVIYHWVGIKKHGGFGKYIKWMIPPGVPGWLLPLIVPLELLTFFITRPVTLALRLFGNMFAGHMLLVVFILGGWELFNQDAIGLKLVAVPAWLMAVVMTAFEALVQFLQAYVFVLLAASYIGGALADDH; encoded by the coding sequence GTGAGCCTCAACGCGCTGGCCCTACCGGCAGCCGTCCACGCCGAGGGCGGATTCCCGCCCAAGCCCGACGACTTCTGGCAGCCGCTGGTGACCTTCGGCCACGTCAACTGGGGCGGCTACGAGTTCACGCTCGCCATCACCCGCCCGATGGTGGTCATGTTGATCGCGACCGGTCTGCTGCTCTGGTGGCTGCTGTCCACCACTCGCAAGGCCGCTGTCGTGCCGAGCAAAGGCCAGTACCTCACCGAGCAGGTCTACCACGCGATCCGTGGCGGCGTCGCCGAGGACTCGATCGGCTCCAAGGACTTCCTGCGGTTCGTGCCGTTGCTGTTCAGCCTGTTCGTCTTCATCCTGCTGAACAACTGGATGGGCATCATCCCGCCGTTCCAGAACCCCACAATGGCCCGCGTCGGCTTCCCGATCGCGCTCACGCTGTTCGTCTACGTGATCTACCACTGGGTCGGCATCAAGAAGCACGGTGGATTCGGCAAGTACATCAAGTGGATGATCCCGCCGGGCGTGCCGGGCTGGCTGCTTCCGCTGATCGTGCCGCTGGAGCTGCTCACGTTCTTCATCACCCGCCCGGTGACGCTCGCCCTGCGTCTGTTCGGCAACATGTTCGCCGGCCACATGCTGCTCGTGGTCTTCATCCTCGGCGGTTGGGAACTGTTCAACCAGGACGCCATCGGGCTGAAGCTCGTCGCAGTGCCGGCGTGGTTGATGGCTGTCGTGATGACCGCGTTCGAGGCCCTGGTGCAGTTCCTGCAGGCGTACGTCTTCGTCCTTCTGGCCGCCTCGTACATCGGTGGCGCCCTCGCGGACGACCACTGA
- the atpA gene encoding F0F1 ATP synthase subunit alpha, whose product MTELSIRPEDIRAALDGYVQSYEPGQASREEVGRVTDAADGIAHVEGLPTAMTNELLQFEDGTLGIALNLDVHEIGVVILGEFGGIEEGQEVKRTGEVLSVPVGDAYLGRVVDPLGQPIDGLGDIATDERRELELQAPNVVSRKSVHEPLMTGIKAIDSMTPIGRGQRQLIIGDRKTGKTTIATDTIINQKEYWETGDPQKQVRCIYVAIGQKNSTVAEVRATLEEAGAMEYTTIVNAPAGDPAGFKYLAPFTGSAIGQHWMYEGKHVLIVFDDLSKQADAYRAMSLLLRRPPGREAYPGDVFYLHSRLLERCAKLSDELGAGSMTGLPIIETKAGDVSAFIPTNVISITDGQIYLQADLFNANQRPAVDVGVSVSRVGGAAMTKAMKAVTGSIKVDLAQFREMQAFAMFASDLDAASRRQLARGERLMAMFKQPQNSPYALEEQVASIWAGTTGQLDEVPVDDINRFESDWLDYLRRNEGDFLKSVRESTKLDDDGKKTLENAMAEFKKEFRSTPDHGGEGSERFDELTEDQINQQQIVKQKR is encoded by the coding sequence ATGACGGAGCTCTCCATCCGTCCGGAAGACATTCGGGCCGCACTGGACGGTTACGTCCAGTCGTACGAGCCGGGCCAGGCATCCCGCGAAGAGGTCGGCCGCGTCACCGACGCAGCCGACGGCATCGCCCACGTCGAGGGCCTGCCCACCGCCATGACCAACGAGCTGCTGCAGTTCGAGGACGGCACCCTCGGCATCGCGCTGAACCTCGACGTGCACGAGATCGGTGTCGTCATCCTCGGTGAGTTCGGTGGCATCGAAGAAGGCCAGGAAGTCAAGCGCACCGGCGAGGTGCTCTCGGTTCCGGTGGGCGACGCCTACCTCGGCCGTGTGGTCGACCCGCTGGGCCAGCCGATCGACGGTCTCGGTGACATCGCCACCGACGAGCGCCGCGAGCTGGAGCTCCAGGCGCCGAACGTCGTGTCGCGCAAGTCGGTGCACGAGCCGCTGATGACCGGCATCAAGGCGATCGACTCGATGACCCCGATCGGTCGCGGTCAGCGTCAGCTGATCATCGGTGACCGCAAGACGGGCAAGACCACGATCGCCACCGACACGATCATCAACCAGAAGGAGTACTGGGAGACCGGTGACCCGCAGAAGCAGGTTCGCTGCATCTACGTCGCCATCGGCCAGAAGAACTCCACCGTCGCCGAGGTCCGCGCGACCCTCGAGGAGGCGGGCGCGATGGAGTACACCACCATCGTGAACGCCCCGGCCGGCGACCCGGCGGGCTTCAAGTACCTCGCTCCGTTCACCGGTTCGGCCATCGGTCAGCACTGGATGTACGAGGGCAAGCACGTCCTGATCGTGTTCGACGACCTGTCGAAGCAGGCCGACGCATACCGCGCCATGTCGCTGCTGCTGCGCCGTCCGCCGGGCCGCGAGGCCTACCCGGGCGACGTCTTCTACCTGCACAGCCGTCTGCTCGAGCGTTGCGCGAAGCTGTCCGACGAGCTCGGCGCGGGTTCGATGACCGGTCTGCCGATCATCGAGACCAAGGCCGGTGACGTCTCGGCGTTCATCCCGACCAACGTCATCTCGATCACCGACGGTCAGATCTACCTGCAGGCCGACCTGTTCAACGCCAACCAGCGCCCCGCGGTCGACGTGGGTGTGTCGGTGTCGCGTGTCGGTGGTGCCGCGATGACCAAGGCCATGAAGGCCGTCACCGGTTCGATCAAGGTCGACCTCGCGCAGTTCCGCGAGATGCAGGCGTTCGCCATGTTCGCCTCCGACCTCGACGCCGCGTCCCGTCGTCAGTTGGCTCGTGGTGAGCGTCTGATGGCGATGTTCAAGCAGCCGCAGAACTCCCCGTACGCACTCGAGGAGCAGGTCGCTTCGATCTGGGCCGGCACTACCGGCCAGCTGGACGAGGTTCCGGTCGACGACATCAACCGGTTCGAGTCCGACTGGCTCGACTACCTGCGACGCAACGAAGGTGACTTCCTGAAGTCGGTCCGCGAGAGCACCAAGCTCGACGACGACGGCAAGAAGACCCTCGAGAACGCGATGGCCGAGTTCAAGAAGGAGTTCCGCTCCACCCCCGACCACGGTGGTGAGGGTTCGGAGCGCTTCGACGAGCTCACCGAGGACCAGATCAACCAGCAGCAGATCGTCAAGCAGAAGCGCTGA
- a CDS encoding AtpZ/AtpI family protein: protein MSAKVVRPTHAKSDQLASNVTAILISGPLVYTLLGWLADRWLGTKPWLTLAGLLLGMALSMYLVWIRYGNPGENAAGSNGSTPTETPEGDV, encoded by the coding sequence ATGAGCGCCAAGGTCGTCCGTCCGACCCACGCGAAGTCGGACCAACTCGCGTCCAACGTCACCGCGATCCTCATCTCGGGGCCGCTGGTCTACACCCTGCTCGGCTGGCTGGCCGACCGTTGGCTCGGCACCAAGCCGTGGTTGACCCTCGCCGGACTACTGCTGGGCATGGCCCTGTCGATGTACCTCGTGTGGATCCGATACGGTAACCCCGGCGAGAACGCCGCAGGTTCGAACGGATCGACGCCCACCGAGACCCCCGAAGGTGACGTGTGA
- a CDS encoding F0F1 ATP synthase subunit gamma produces the protein MGAQMRVYRQRIRSVQATKKITRAMELIAASRVVKARQAVERSTPYATALTRAVSALATHSDVEHVLTTEREQPKRAAVLIMTSDRGLAGSYSVNAIKRSQELIEHLRADGLEPVPFLVGRKAVSYYKFRRREFAAEWSGFTDSPTPEIAREIGQRLTDEFIKGSENGGVDEVHVVYTLFRNMVTQEPRVIRLLPLEVVESDQAAEQQDASTDLLPLYEFEPDAASVLDALLPKYVESRIFNALLQSAASELAARQRAMKSATDNAEELIKTYTRLANQARQAEITQEISEIVGGASALADAS, from the coding sequence ATGGGAGCGCAGATGCGGGTCTACCGCCAGCGCATCCGGTCGGTCCAGGCCACCAAGAAGATCACGCGCGCGATGGAGCTCATCGCCGCGTCCCGGGTGGTCAAGGCTCGACAGGCCGTCGAGCGGTCGACGCCCTACGCGACGGCCCTCACCCGCGCCGTGTCGGCTCTTGCGACCCACTCGGACGTCGAGCACGTGCTCACGACCGAGCGCGAGCAGCCGAAGCGGGCAGCGGTGCTGATCATGACCAGCGACCGCGGTCTCGCCGGTTCGTACTCGGTCAACGCCATCAAGCGCAGCCAGGAGCTCATCGAGCACCTGCGCGCTGATGGCCTCGAGCCGGTGCCGTTCCTGGTGGGCCGCAAGGCGGTGAGCTACTACAAGTTCCGTCGGCGCGAGTTCGCCGCGGAGTGGAGCGGTTTCACCGACAGCCCCACCCCGGAGATCGCCCGCGAGATCGGCCAGCGTCTCACCGACGAGTTCATCAAGGGCTCGGAGAACGGCGGCGTCGACGAGGTGCACGTGGTCTACACCCTGTTCCGCAACATGGTGACCCAGGAGCCGCGCGTCATCCGGCTGCTCCCGCTCGAGGTCGTCGAGAGCGACCAGGCCGCGGAGCAGCAGGACGCTTCGACCGACCTGCTGCCGCTGTACGAGTTCGAGCCCGATGCGGCGAGCGTGCTGGACGCGCTCCTGCCGAAGTACGTCGAGTCGCGGATCTTCAACGCGTTGCTGCAGTCGGCCGCATCCGAGCTGGCTGCCCGCCAGCGCGCGATGAAGTCGGCGACCGACAACGCCGAGGAACTCATCAAGACGTACACCCGACTGGCCAACCAGGCACGTCAGGCCGAAATCACCCAAGAGATCAGCGAGATCGTTGGTGGCGCCAGCGCACTCGCCGACGCCAGCTGA